From one bacterium genomic stretch:
- a CDS encoding T9SS type A sorting domain-containing protein, producing MSNPSSPQEVGFYNTLGTSCDVVVSGSNAYVADYYQFGIYACTHFSGTVELESPFVPSQFSLKPNYPNPFNPTTEIRYAIAKTSKVDLRVFDVTGREVAKLIDFHQNPGEYTFHFDGKALSAGTYFVRLQAGGFAKTQKMVLLR from the coding sequence GTGAGTAATCCATCGAGTCCGCAAGAAGTTGGCTTTTACAATACGCTGGGAACGAGCTGTGATGTCGTTGTTTCCGGAAGCAATGCCTACGTTGCCGATTACTATCAATTCGGTATCTATGCTTGTACGCATTTTTCGGGTACCGTTGAGTTAGAATCTCCGTTCGTCCCATCGCAGTTTTCGCTTAAACCCAACTACCCCAACCCCTTCAACCCGACCACTGAGATTCGGTATGCGATTGCGAAAACCAGTAAGGTGGATTTAAGAGTGTTCGATGTAACGGGGCGGGAAGTGGCAAAGTTGATCGATTTCCATCAGAATCCCGGTGAATACACCTTCCACTTCGATGGGAAAGCGCTTTCTGCGGGAACCTACTTTGTTCGATTGCAAGCAGGGGGTTTTGCGAAGACACAGAAGATGGTGCTCTTAAGGTGA